The following nucleotide sequence is from Borrelia sp. A-FGy1.
TGCAGAATTTGCGATTGCTTTACTTGTTTCTATTTTTGATATTTTTTTAGCTAATAATACTATAGCTATTCTTATTTGTGGTAGGGTTGTAAAAGAGATATCTGTTAAGAATAAAATACCTTCTTATAGAAGTTCTTCTCTTTTGGATATATTTTCTTGTGTTTTTCAGAGTTTTATTCCTTATGGAGCACAAATGATTGTTTTAATAGGAATTTTTGATGGTCTTGTTTCTCCTATAGGTGTTATATCATTCTTAATTTATCAATTATTTTTATTAATTTTTGTAATTTTATCTATGTTTGGTCTTGATATTAAAAATTTTTCTTGGGCTTTTACTAAGAATTAGATTTATTTGATTAGCGTAGGAGGTTAAATGGATACTACGGATACTACTAATGTTTATATAAAGCCAAATTTTTTAGGTCTTATTCCCTTTCTTGTTTTTATTTTTATATATATTGGAACGGGAGTAATTTTAAAAATTCAAGGTGTTAAAATGGCTTTTTATCATATGCCACCAATAGTTGCTATGTTGTTAGGTGTTATTGTAGCTTTTCTTCTCTTTAAGGGTTCATTTACATATAAGATAAATGAATTTATTAAAGGATGTGCTCAGTTTGATATTATATTTATTTCTTTAATATTTATGATTTCTGGTGTTTTTTCTAATCTTTGTAATGAGATAGGTAGTATTGAGACGGTAGCTAATATTGGACTTAAATATATACCTTCTAATTTATTGGTAGCAGGCATATTTTTAATATGCCTTTTTCTTTCTACTTCAACTGGTAGTTTTATGGGTACTGTTGTAGCTATTACTCCGATAGGACTCGAGGTAGCAAATAAAAGTGGAATTCCATTACCGATTGTTGCAGGTGCTGTGCTTGGAGGAGGTGCCTTTGGTGATAGCATGTCTTTGATATCAGATACAATTATTATTGCAAGTCGTACTCAAGGAGTTAAAGTTAAAGATGTTTTTAAAAGTGGAGCTTATTTGACAATTCCTGCTGCCGTTTTATCAACAATAGCTTTTGCTATTGTAGGCTCATCTGTTGAAAATATTAATTTTGTAGGTGAGCTTAGTGAAATTAATTATTTAAAGGTTCTTCCTTATCTTTTTGTTATAACTTTTGCGTTTTTAGGTGTGGATGTATTTTTAGTTTTATTTCTTGGAATATTGATTGCTGGCGGCATTGGTATTTTTTATGGTAATTTAACCTTACTTTCAATGGCTAAAAATATTAATAAGGGTCTTTTAGATTTGAGTGATATGCTTATTCTTGTCATTTTTACAGGAGGAGTTTCCTATATGACTATTAGACATGGAGGTTTTGAATGGGTTTTAAATAAGTTAAAGCGTTTTGCTAGGTGTAAAAGGAGTGCTGAATTTACAGTTACTTTTCTAATAATTATGATAACAGGATTTCTTGCGAATAGTGGTCTTGCTATTTTGGTTAATGGGGCTTTTACTAAAGATATATCTGAAAATAATTCAGTTTGTCCTAAGAGATGTGCTGCCTTGCTTTCGGCTTCTTCTTGTGCTTTAATAGGAGCTTTGCCGTACAGCATGCACATGATAAGTATAATAAAATTTGCAAAGGGGACTATATCTCCAATTGATATAATTTCATTTTTATTTTATCAGACATTTTTAGGTATTATAATTATTTTATCTATATTTGGATTTGGGATTAGAGAATTATTTTTGCGTTTTTCTAAAGTGTAAGAAATAACCTTAAAAAAATTTGTTCCCCTTTTTGGGTATTGGTGCTTATGAAGCTAATTCTATGTATATTTTTAGTTGTTCTTCTTTTACTTCTTTAGGGATCTGTTTAAATACTTCTAATTTTGAAAAATCTTTTGGAAGAAATTTTTCTTCCAAATACAGTTTTATTTTATTATTATTTTTTGCTTCTTCTTTTAATCGAATAAATACATTTTTGTTTGGCGAATTATATCTTGTTTCTTGAAAATTTGAATAAGATGCTTCATTTTCATAAAGAAAGTTAATAAATTTATAGGCAAGTTCTTTATGAGGAGCATCTGATGGAATTGCTATTGCATCAATCCAAAGATTTGTGTCTGCAGGGGCATAAAAATCTAGATTTGGGTTTTTTATGATTGCATCTTGTGCTTCTCCGCTCCATGTTAGTTGGATAGACACTTCACCATTAAGTATGAGTGATTTTGCAGCAATATCTGAGAAATAGCCTACTAATAAGGAATTTTGTTTTTTTAAAATCTTTCCAGCTTCTTTTATTTTAGATATATCATGTTCATTGAAGGAATAACCAAGTTGTTTGAGAGCAACTCCAATGTTTTCTTTTGGAGAGTCTAACATTGCAATTTCTTTGCTATATTTTTCATTAAATAATATGTCGAATCCCTTCATATCTTTTATATTGACTTTTGATTTGTTGTAAAGTATTCCCATTACTCCCCAAAACATAGGTATTGAATAAGTATTGCCAGGATCATATTCTAAGTTTGTGAACTCTTCTAAGATATTATCTCTTACATTTGGTAATTTTGAGTGATCTATTTTTTCAATTCTATTTTCACTTGCTAATTCACCAATCAAATATTCTGAGGGCACTATTATATCGTAATAACCTTTTATATTGTTAAATTTAGCCATCATTTCTTCGTTATTATTAAAAATTTCATAATTTATTTTTATATCATTTTCTCTTTCAAATTGAACTAATAAGTTTTCATCGATATATTCTGCCCAATTGAGAATATTAAGAGTATCTTTTTTCTCTCTAGAAGAACAAGATATAACTATTAAAATTAGTACTGATAGTATCTTTTTCAAAATTTTAAACTCCTTTTGTTTAAATTTCTGTGTCTGCTGTTAATTTTTTAATTCCTACAAATTTATTAATTATGAATAAAAGAATAAGTATTACAAAGAATAACATAGAAGAAATTGCATTTATGATGGGCTTTATTCCTCTTTTTGTTAAAGAATTTATAAGTATTGATAAATTGTTGAAGCCTTGTCCTGTTGTAAAAAAAGATATTAAAAAATCATCAACAGATAATGTAAATGCAATAAGACCACTTGTTATCACACTTCCAATTATTTCTGGAAATATTATGTTTTTAAATATTTGACTTTCTGATGCTCCGAGGTCACGAGCTGCATCAATAATATTTTCCGGAAGTGAATATAGCTTGGGTAGAATAGTTATTACTATGTAAGGCGTTGAGAACATTATGTGGGACATTAACATTGTAGTGAATCCTAATTGTATTTTTATAGCTGAATAAAATGTCATTAAACTAATACCTGTTACGATGTCAGGGTTAATTATTGGTATTTTGTTAATTGATAACAAAATTATTTTGATTCTTTTATTTTTGGTTTTATAGATACTATAAGCTCCTAGAATGCCAATTATAACAGATATTAGGGATGATATTATTGCTACGGTTAGAGTATTATATATTACGGTTTTTATTTGCTGTGATACAAAAACTTCTTTATACCATTTTAAGCTAAATCCTTGCCAAAAAAATCCATGATCGCCTGCATTAAAAGAGTAAATTATTAGAATTATTATGGGTGAATAAATAAATCCAAATGTAAAGAATAAAAAAGTGTTTTTTAAAATATTAAGCATATTGATGTCCTTATTCTACATTGTTTTTTTGCATTAATTTAAGTATTGTAAGATTAAATATTAATATTACTATCATTACAATAAATGAAATTGCAGCTCCAGTATTCCAGTCTTCTACAAATAAAAATTGTTTTTCGATTAGATTTCCAATTAAAATTTGTTTAGAGCCACCTAATAGGTCTGAGATAATAAATACTGTAATTGAGGGGATAAATACCATAATTATTCCTGTAGCAAGGTAAGATAGTGTTAATGGCATCTTTATATACAGCAAGATATGCCACATTCTTGCACCAAGATCTCTTGCTCCTTCAATGTATTCACGTTTAATTTTTAAAAGTCCTGTATAAATTGGCAAAACCATAAATGGTAAAAAATTGTATACCATTCCAATTATTACAGCTTGTTCATTGTAGATTAAATCTATGTTGGTTAGTCCAATTACCTTAAGTAGGTTATTGATAATTCCATTTTTTCCTAATATTTTTATCCAGGCATAAGTTCTAATTAGAGTGTTAATCCACATAGGAAGTATTATCATTATAATAAGAATATTCTGAGTATTTTTTTTTGATATTGAGATGAACCAAGCTGTAGGGTATCCTATTAGAATACAAAAAATGGTTGAAATTAATGCAAGCTTAGTACTTCTTGAAAAAATTCTTAGGTAGCTTGGTTCTAACAGTCTATTAAAATTTTCAAATGTGAATTCATTGCTTTCATTAAGAAAGCCTAAGGTTATTATTATTAGAAGTGGTATTATAATAAATATGGATAAGAATAGAGTATATAAAATTAATGTTATTCTATTTATCATTATTATTTTTGCCCATTACATGAATGTCATTAGGTTCTAAGAATATATCAACTTCTTCACCAACATTTGTAAGCTTTGTACTTTGAATTAACCAGTTGGATTTTTCGATTTCTAGTGTCATTTCGTAATGTACACCTTGAAATATTGCTGAGGTTACTATCCCACTTAAATGCCCTCTGCCTTTGGGCAGTATTTTTACATCTTCTGGTCTTATTACAAGATCAACAGGTTCTTTATTATAAAATCCCTTGTCGAGGCATTCAAAATTTTTTCCAAACATATTAACGACAAATTCTTTCTCATATGTTCCGTCAAAAATGTTACTTTCTCCAATAAAATCAGCTACAAATTTTGTATTGGGTTCGTTGTAAATTTCTTCAGGCGTTCCAATTTGAAGAATAACCCCTTCATTCATTACTACTATCCTGTCGCTCATTGTTAAGGCTTCTTCTTGATCATGAGTGACATAAATGAAAGTGATTCCGAGTTTTCTTTGTATGTTTTTAAGTTCTCTTTGCATTTCTTGCCTCATCTTTAAATCGAGTGCAGATAATGGTTCATCTAATAATAAAAGTTTAGGCTCCATAACTATTGCCCTTGCAATTGCAACTCTTTGTTTTTGTCCTCCAGATAACTCATTGATATTTCTATAAGCGAATTTTTGCATTCCGATTAAAGAAAGAGATGATTTTACTTTTTCTTTAATTAAATTTTTGTTTATTTTTTTCATTCTAAGGCCGAATGAAATATTGTCAAAAACATTCATGTGCGGAAATAATGCATAATTTTGAAATACAGTATTAAGCTCTCTTTTATTAGGACTAATTTTTGAAATTTCTTTTGATAAGAAGTAGACTTCACCTTCATTTTGATTTAAAAAACCTCCTATTATTTTAATAAGTGTGGTTTTTCCGCATCCTGATGGACCAAGTAAGGTAATAAATTCATTTTTTTTGATTTTTAAATTGATTTTATCTAGAGTTTTATTACTACTATCAGTGTAGTAATGACTTAAGCCTTTAATCTCTAAGATAAGATTATTCAACTAATGGTACCCTCCCTTTTTATACATACATCAATAAACTGCATGAGAGTAGATTATACTTTATATTAATTCTTATGTAAATAATTTTTATTTAATGTTATTTTGGCAATTTAGTATCAAGTATAATTTTTCCAAATTTACCTTCTCTGTATTCTTTTATTAGTGTTTTTGATGCTTTTTCAATATCTATTTTGCAATTTTTATTTATAAATCCTCTTGCTTTTGCAAATTCATTTAAAATTTGAAGTGAATCTGTTGAGACTATATTATATTTATCCAATAATTTTCTTTTATTACTATTGTGCATTTCTTTGATTAAATAGATTGAAAGTTCAGTATTGTCTATAATTATTTTCTCTTTTATCATGTCTAGTATTGCTAATTTCTTTGCAATCTCTTGGTCCTCTAGATTGTGCCATAATATCCCTGGCATATCAAAAATATTAATTTCTTCATTTATTTTAATGATTTGTATATTTTTTGTATGTCCTGGTTTGTTTGCAACACTTGTACTTTTTCGCCCTACCAATAGGTTAATTATTGATGATTTTCCAACATTTGGGACTCCAATTACTAAGACTTTTATCTTTTCTGTGTAAGTTTTAATTGTCTTAACGCTTGCTGTTTTTTTTATGATTTCTATGATTTGTTTTTTCATTCCCCTTTTGTAAATATTGCTAATTATCACGTTATTACCAAGGGATTCGAAATATAATTTCCATTTTAAAATTTCTCTTTCGAAAGCAAGATCTGATTTGTTTAGAAGTATTATTTTTTCCTTTTTTGCGTTTTTAATTATTTTTTCTGTTAGTGGATTTTTGCTGCTAAGTGGGGCTCTGGCATCAAGTATTTCTAATACAATATTTGTTATTTTAAGATTTTTATTGATTAATTTTAAAGCCCTTTTCATATGACCAGGGAACCAATTTATTTTATTTGACATTTTTAAATTATAGTTTAATTTGATTCAGATATAAAATTTTTGTATTTTTGTGTTCTTAAATCTATAATGAA
It contains:
- a CDS encoding Na+/H+ antiporter NhaC family protein, which encodes MDTTDTTNVYIKPNFLGLIPFLVFIFIYIGTGVILKIQGVKMAFYHMPPIVAMLLGVIVAFLLFKGSFTYKINEFIKGCAQFDIIFISLIFMISGVFSNLCNEIGSIETVANIGLKYIPSNLLVAGIFLICLFLSTSTGSFMGTVVAITPIGLEVANKSGIPLPIVAGAVLGGGAFGDSMSLISDTIIIASRTQGVKVKDVFKSGAYLTIPAAVLSTIAFAIVGSSVENINFVGELSEINYLKVLPYLFVITFAFLGVDVFLVLFLGILIAGGIGIFYGNLTLLSMAKNINKGLLDLSDMLILVIFTGGVSYMTIRHGGFEWVLNKLKRFARCKRSAEFTVTFLIIMITGFLANSGLAILVNGAFTKDISENNSVCPKRCAALLSASSCALIGALPYSMHMISIIKFAKGTISPIDIISFLFYQTFLGIIIILSIFGFGIRELFLRFSKV
- a CDS encoding ABC transporter substrate-binding protein, translating into MKKILSVLILIVISCSSREKKDTLNILNWAEYIDENLLVQFERENDIKINYEIFNNNEEMMAKFNNIKGYYDIIVPSEYLIGELASENRIEKIDHSKLPNVRDNILEEFTNLEYDPGNTYSIPMFWGVMGILYNKSKVNIKDMKGFDILFNEKYSKEIAMLDSPKENIGVALKQLGYSFNEHDISKIKEAGKILKKQNSLLVGYFSDIAAKSLILNGEVSIQLTWSGEAQDAIIKNPNLDFYAPADTNLWIDAIAIPSDAPHKELAYKFINFLYENEASYSNFQETRYNSPNKNVFIRLKEEAKNNNKIKLYLEEKFLPKDFSKLEVFKQIPKEVKEEQLKIYIELAS
- a CDS encoding ABC transporter permease; translation: MLNILKNTFLFFTFGFIYSPIIILIIYSFNAGDHGFFWQGFSLKWYKEVFVSQQIKTVIYNTLTVAIISSLISVIIGILGAYSIYKTKNKRIKIILLSINKIPIINPDIVTGISLMTFYSAIKIQLGFTTMLMSHIMFSTPYIVITILPKLYSLPENIIDAARDLGASESQIFKNIIFPEIIGSVITSGLIAFTLSVDDFLISFFTTGQGFNNLSILINSLTKRGIKPIINAISSMLFFVILILLFIINKFVGIKKLTADTEI
- a CDS encoding ABC transporter permease — encoded protein: MNRITLILYTLFLSIFIIIPLLIIITLGFLNESNEFTFENFNRLLEPSYLRIFSRSTKLALISTIFCILIGYPTAWFISISKKNTQNILIIMIILPMWINTLIRTYAWIKILGKNGIINNLLKVIGLTNIDLIYNEQAVIIGMVYNFLPFMVLPIYTGLLKIKREYIEGARDLGARMWHILLYIKMPLTLSYLATGIIMVFIPSITVFIISDLLGGSKQILIGNLIEKQFLFVEDWNTGAAISFIVMIVILIFNLTILKLMQKNNVE
- a CDS encoding ABC transporter ATP-binding protein, translating into MNNLILEIKGLSHYYTDSSNKTLDKINLKIKKNEFITLLGPSGCGKTTLIKIIGGFLNQNEGEVYFLSKEISKISPNKRELNTVFQNYALFPHMNVFDNISFGLRMKKINKNLIKEKVKSSLSLIGMQKFAYRNINELSGGQKQRVAIARAIVMEPKLLLLDEPLSALDLKMRQEMQRELKNIQRKLGITFIYVTHDQEEALTMSDRIVVMNEGVILQIGTPEEIYNEPNTKFVADFIGESNIFDGTYEKEFVVNMFGKNFECLDKGFYNKEPVDLVIRPEDVKILPKGRGHLSGIVTSAIFQGVHYEMTLEIEKSNWLIQSTKLTNVGEEVDIFLEPNDIHVMGKNNNDK
- the ylqF gene encoding ribosome biogenesis GTPase YlqF, yielding MSNKINWFPGHMKRALKLINKNLKITNIVLEILDARAPLSSKNPLTEKIIKNAKKEKIILLNKSDLAFEREILKWKLYFESLGNNVIISNIYKRGMKKQIIEIIKKTASVKTIKTYTEKIKVLVIGVPNVGKSSIINLLVGRKSTSVANKPGHTKNIQIIKINEEINIFDMPGILWHNLEDQEIAKKLAILDMIKEKIIIDNTELSIYLIKEMHNSNKRKLLDKYNIVSTDSLQILNEFAKARGFINKNCKIDIEKASKTLIKEYREGKFGKIILDTKLPK